One window of Catharus ustulatus isolate bCatUst1 chromosome 3, bCatUst1.pri.v2, whole genome shotgun sequence genomic DNA carries:
- the AMD1 gene encoding S-adenosylmethionine decarboxylase proenzyme gives MKESGAHFFEGTEKLLEVWFARQQPAQQEPHQSKGSGDLRTIPRIEWDKLLENVHCLIISVTKTDKQEAYVLSESSMFVSKRRFILKTCGTTLLLQALVPLLELAREYSGFDSIQSFFYSRKNFMKPSHQEYPHRNFQEEVEFLNEIFPNGAAYCMGRMNSDCWYLYTLDFPESRISNQPDQTLEILMSELDPVVMDQFYMKDGVTANDVTRMSGIRDLIPGSVIDATMFNPCGYSMNGMKSDGTYWTIHITPEPEFSYVSFETNISQTSYDDLIRKVVEVFKPGKFVTTLFVNQSSKCRTVFSSAQKIEGFKRLDHQIAQFSDYNFVFTSFTKNRQQQHS, from the exons ATGAAGGAGAGCGGTGCACACTTCTTCGAAGGGACCGAGAAGCTGTTGGAGGTGTGGTTCGCCCGGCAGCAGCCCGCGCAGCAGGAGCCGCACCAGAGCAAGGGGTCCGGCGACCTCCGCACCATACCCAG GATTGAGTGGGACAAACTTCTGGAGAATGTGCATTGTTTGATCATAAGTGTGACAAAAACTGACAAGCAGGAAGCTTATGTACTCAG TGAGAGTAGCATGTTTGTCTCCAAGAGACGTTTCATTTTGAAGACGTGTGGTACCACCCTCTTACTGCAAGCACTGGTTCCCCTGTTGGAGCTTGCTAGGGAGTACAGTGGGTTTGACTCAATTCAG agcTTCTTTTATTCACGTAAGAATTTCATGAAGCCTTCCCACCAGGAGTACCCACATAGGAATTTCCAGGAAGAAGTAGAGTTTCTTAATGAAATTTTCCCAA ATGGAGCAGCTTATTGCATGGGGCGTATGAACTCTGATTGCTG GTACCTGTACACCCTGGATTTCCCAGAGAGTCGGATATCCAATCAGCCTGATCAGACACTGGAAATTCTGATGAGTGAGCTTGACCCAGTAGTTATGGACCAGTTCTACATGAAAGATGGTGTTACTGCAAATGATGTCACTCGT ATGAGTGGAATTCGTGACCTGATACCAGGTTCTGTTATTGATGCTACAATGTTCAATCCTTGTGGGTATTCAATGAATGGGATGAAATCGGAT ggaacTTACTGGACTATTCACATCACTCCAGAACCAGAATTTTCTTATGTTAGTTTTGAAACAAACATAAGTCAGACCTCTTACGATGACCTGATTAGAAAAGTTGTAGAGGTTTTCAAGCCAGGAAAATTTGTGACAACTCTCTTTGTTAATCAG agTTCTAAATGTCGCACAGTGTTTTCCTCTGCGCAGAAGATTGAGGGGTTTAAACGTCTTGATCACCAGATTGCCCAATTCAGtgattataattttgtttttaccaGTTTTACAAAAAATCGCCAGCAACAGCACAGTTGA